The Chanos chanos chromosome 9, fChaCha1.1, whole genome shotgun sequence genome includes the window TTAAAGCCAGCTCCATTACACTGTTAATAATGTGGTCTTTAATTAAAATGCACATGTTTTCCATTAAAGCATTTTTCTCTCAATTGTTCGAATAAGGTTCAGTTTTAACTGATCTAAACCTGCTTTGTATTTGGCAGTCCACGTGGAAAACAACTGGACATCAAGAAATCCAGTTATAAAAAGGTGCGTTTTTACGATGTTTTTTGTTCTTCGTGGATGTACTGGTAGTTCTGTGTCACTGGTAATAAatcactcatttctctcttactctctctcactctcatatcAGCTCTCTAAGTTTCTGCAGGTCATGCAGAAAGAGCACAGTTTGGTGCAGGTGAAGGAGTTGAGTAAAGGAGTAGAGAGCATTGTGGAAGTAGACTGGAAAAACCCAGAGTGAGTACAGACCTCCTCCTTTAACCTCTGGCTCTgtcattcatcacacacacacacacacacacacacacaccgctgcACAATCAGTTATACATTTAAGAGACAACAGCAGATTTCTCACGGTCATATCTCAGAGGACACAgaactttgttgttttgtagtCTCCAAGGACCTGTTTGATAGTGTAATGATTGAAGCATTGAGAACAGAGCATctttttgtgatgtgttttatgtattttttattttacttatgaTAGTACCGTCAGGACTGTCAAATGCAAGGGGGCTGACTGACAAATAGAAATTTTAAAACTCATATGTCATGTGAAATTACTGTCTTGATGAGACTTTGTGAGAGAAATGGCAGTCTGCGGTGTAGCCACCCTTTGACTGTATAATGGACTTGAACAGTGATTTAAATTAATTATTGCATTAGCCAGTAATTCATTCTGCATTAGTATCTTGTTTAATAATTTTTCTTAATTTGATTTGCCTTGTCTCGGTCAGAGGATAAGTCAGTCAGCACGTAGGCCAAAAATAGATCTTGATGCTTCCAACTCTTATCGCCATTACAGATTACGATCTTTCTCTACGCCCGAGGATTGTGGGCCAGCGGAGGACTCTGTGGAGGGAACAGGGGCGAGTGAGGTGCCTTATCATCCTCCTGAAATCACACCCCTTTACTCTGTCACAGCACGTCTTGAAACCCTCTTCCAGGACGCACAGAAGaggtgcgtgcgtgtttgtgtgggtgtgcacgcacgcgtgtgtaGATATGTATTAATTAATTAGTCAGTTGATTaatgcatttgtgtctgtgagagggagggatagagatTTAGTGAACCTCTGTGTCATATTTATCTCCTCTCAGAAAAGGGGCGGTGCTTCAAGCGAGTGATATCAGAGCTATCATCACTGACTACGTGAAGAAGAACGAGCTTGTCGATGACACTAATAAAAAGTAAGAGTAATGATGTTATTTGACTATCAGTTCATTACTAGCCCCTCAGGTAACAGTctcactcagtgtctctgttttgaGTGTGCTGGTTTCCTCATCTTCCCCCAGTTTCTGGGTCATATTTCTCTATATGCTCTATATGTATAggatatgtaaatgtttattaaaatgaCCACAGCTGCATGTAGGGAAGTCTTTCCCCTCAGGCTGTAATAGTTGTAATATTTCTTTTCCGTTTCAGTTATGTGAACATAAACCCCACCCTTTGTGACTGTCTCCTGGAAAAATCTGAGTACCAGGAAGTGGAGAAGCTGAAATGGGATGACCTGTTTAGCAGGTAATTCAATGGCTCAGGTATTGTGCAGCTGTTTCGTTAAATTGGTGTGACGGCTGCCTGCCAGACTGGTGCGTATTGCAAATGAACAGCGCCCTCTTGTGTTTACAGGACGCTTAGCAGGATGCAGGCCTGCCATCAGCTGCTGTTCCCAGGCCAGGCTCCTGTGATAAGGAAAGGCACAGTGGAGCCCATAGACATCACTGTGGCCTCTAGAGGTTCCAACAAAAAGGTACTGGCACTTCATAGAGTCACAACCCAACCTGGCAGAACTGTAGTTAATGTACCTGGTCATTGTTTGATTGCTGTCTGACTCAGGTctgtgtgttcgtatgtgtgtgactAATATTCTCCGGTTGTTTCAATCATTCATATGTTcgtatttagtgtgtgtgacgAATATTTCCTGCCTTTatcggttgtgtgtgtgtgtctgtatctgtgcctgtgtgtgactgttttctctgtccctctctccctgtagGTAACCATCATTAAAAATCTAGAGGTCTTTGGTTTGGATCCTGCTGTAGTAGCAACCACTCTGCAGCAAAGAGTCCAGGCCAGCTGTGTCCTCCACGCCGCGCCAGGAGCTAAAGACCGCCTTCTAGTGCAGGTCCAAGGAAACCAGGTCCAGCAAGTGGGCAAACTGCTGCTAGGTACTGTAAAGCCATACACCATTCATTTGGTCCTGCCTACTGCAAAACATCTCACCCTCCCAAAAAGAACCAGACCGGGTAGTGTCCAGAACTCTGGAGGACCAGTTTAAATATGGGTTTTCATTGCCCATCATTACCTAACTGAGTGGtctaagaaacatttttttttctttaaagttttACAGTACATGTTGATTGAAAGGCCTTGTTGGAGTAGTATTGGACAccactgtctggatgttctctGAGTTTACATCAGAAATTTACATTAGAAACATGTATTTACATTAGCAGTATAGCAGTATGTGTAATTATCATTACACAGGTACATGTGCATAAAGGAATGCATGACTGTGTATGCTTGCAGTTCACCAGTATTGTATATAATATATTCCCATACCACACGTTGTAAGGTACTGATATTTACACTAGGAgtgcatacaaaaaaaaaatcatgacagtTTTTTGACACCTGCTCTAAAAAGGATAAAACAAAGACCTTTTGTCCAGTTTCTGTTACCATGTAAGATtcacacctctttttttttttttaatagatcaATACCAGATCCCACGAAAATACATCCAAGGGCTCGAAAAAGCAGCCAAACCTGGCAAGAAGAAATAGTCCAGTCTTTTGGCCAGCGACTAACACTGAACACCTGTAACACACTGAGGACTACTGCCTGTCTCAGATCCCCACTCACATTAGACACACTCAGCcctcctctctcatcctcacatcttcacatcaaacacatacagtgtcTGTCTCATAAAGACACTCAGTTGTGTATGcaataaaatttcattttggaACATTTTCCATGGTAATGGtctgcttctgtctctgtgtttgagacaaTGAGGGTGTATTTCTAAGGGGGTGGGGAGGTATCTAAAGGTCGggtatttttttgggggggggtgcctTTTTCAGTGGCATCATAATATCTTAAAACATAATTCCCTCCACACAGTGCAGTTGTACTGATAAAATATGTATTCTGATAGGGTAGAGAAAGGTGCAGTGGTTGTGCTGTTTTTGATAAGTGGCAGAATTTGTATTGTAGAGAATCAGAGTCTGAGAATCAGATTTCTTGGTGGTGCCATTGTGAATAAACAGTCTCCACCACTGAGAATAAACACAATGTGCTTATATTAGCTCCATTACAGTTCCACATGTGAACCAAGACATTTTGGCTGTGTAATCCGTAAACACATATGCAGGTAGTAACATATGCAGTCtttgaaacatgtttgtgtgtttgaaatctGCTTTCCCATTCCTGTGTGACAGGTAGATAACATTGATTCATACTGGACAGGATTCCTAGCCATTCACTTTGTAATCATGACTTTGAGAACGATACCACAAGTTACGATGAGTCTTACCATGACCTGCAGatcacagcacacagaaacaaaaactcCAGCTTTACAGTCTAGAAAGTGGCCTGGCTTTTACCAAGAAGAGTGCAAGAGTTCAAGCCTTGTTCTTTAATCACAGGGTCATGGGAGCTTAAGTGTGGCTTCACGACCTTTAGGCATGTAGGTATCATTCAGCAGCTGTAAAAGACAACGCTTTCATGCTGTTCCAAAGCACGAATGACCTTTGATTCAAAGTTTTTTGGTGAGTTAGTGAATTATGGACCCCTAGTTATTTTCAATGTacgttaa containing:
- the eif2d gene encoding eukaryotic translation initiation factor 2D isoform X2, with translation MFAKAFRVKSNTVIKGSDRRKLKADISAAFPCLSPEELSELVPNKEDLNVVKIYAHKGDAVTLYVLNKNPMFFQVEKQLYPTVYTLWRYPDMLPAFTTWPPVLQKLVGGADLMLPGVVVSPGGLADVKQGDFCAVNVVNNRVPVAVGTAAMSSTEMQNCGMKGKGVNVLHTYMDQLCPRGKQLDIKKSSYKKLSKFLQVMQKEHSLVQVKELSKGVESIVEVDWKNPELRSFSTPEDCGPAEDSVEGTGASEVPYHPPEITPLYSVTARLETLFQDAQKRKGAVLQASDIRAIITDYVKKNELVDDTNKNYVNINPTLCDCLLEKSEYQEVEKLKWDDLFSRTLSRMQACHQLLFPGQAPVIRKGTVEPIDITVASRGSNKKVTIIKNLEVFGLDPAVVATTLQQRVQASCVLHAAPGAKDRLLVQVQGNQVQQVGKLLLDQYQIPRKYIQGLEKAAKPGKKK